Genomic DNA from Pseudomonadota bacterium:
TTGGCCGCCAGCGCCAGCCACTACTTCGGTATTTTGCTCTATACCTGAGGTTCCGTCGTCTCCTTCATGCCGACTTACGGCGCCGGAACGCGTTCGTAAACCGTCTCGCCCAACGCGCCACCGAAGGTATAGACCTCATAGGCCCGAGGGCGCGGCCCTTCCATGCCGGGGGAACCGATGGGCATACCCGGCACGGTCAAACCGCGAACGTCAGGACGCTCCGACAGCAGACGTTGTATCACCTTCACCGGCACATGCCCCTCAATCACGTAGTCGCCGATCACCGCGGTATGGCAAGAGCCCATGCCGGCCGGAATACCTAACTCCCGTTTGATTTCGCCGACGTTCGATACGTCCCGCAAAGTGACCTTAAATCCTGCGGCAGCGATATGATCGGCCCAACGCGTACAACAACCGCAGTTCGGGTCTTTGTAGACCACGGCGGCCGGTAACTCGGACGGTGCGGGCTCCTGCGCCACCAACGGCGGGGTGACGCCAGCCAATAGGAGAACGAAAAACAAACTCATCCCAAAACTGCGTGATGATTTCCAGCTCATGAGCGCTCTTGATACCTCTGGGCGGGCGCCAGCGCTTTGGGTTAACCCCCAAAGTGGCAAGGCCGCCGGTGGGAACAAATGGTCTTGAAAGATCGTCTATCATCAATGCTAAACGATCAACAATGCAAAATGCTCGGGTCGACCTGCCAAGCAAGTTGAAACCGGACGGAGGGTTCGCTGCATGATCAATACCGCTCGTTACGGATTATGGGCCCTGATCATCACGTGGGCGATCGGCAACGCGTCAGTCGTCTGGGCCGATCTTACCGCCCAATGGGAGATGCCTTCGCACGACCGCGAGTTTCAGGTGGAGTACCTGGATGACAATCATGTGCGGATGACCATCGAAGATGACCTGTACATGCTGTTGTTGGACGGCCGCATGTATCTGATCAACGGCGACAGCGTCTTGGACGTTGAGGCATTTCGCGACCGGGTGAGTGAGTGGTCGGTGACGCAGTTCATCATGAGCCGCGTCGACGAACGCGCCAAAATGATCCCCGAACCGGAAGATTTAGTGGATACCGGCCGAACCGAAAACTGGGGCGGTGTCTCCGGGCGCGTTTACGAAGCGGAATTGACCCACCCCGAGAGCGGCGAAACCGAACGCCGTGAATACGTGCTGACCCAAGATCCGCGATTGGTGACGCTGAGACACGCCATGCAGCGTTTCTCCGACAACAACACCGAATCGCTGGAATCCCAACGGCTGGAACGAATGCAGTCGGCATTTCGGGAAGTTTTCGGCGAGGACGTGGCCCTACTTCGTTATGACCAGCGCTACCGCTT
This window encodes:
- a CDS encoding DUF411 domain-containing protein is translated as MSWKSSRSFGMSLFFVLLLAGVTPPLVAQEPAPSELPAAVVYKDPNCGCCTRWADHIAAAGFKVTLRDVSNVGEIKRELGIPAGMGSCHTAVIGDYVIEGHVPVKVIQRLLSERPDVRGLTVPGMPIGSPGMEGPRPRAYEVYTFGGALGETVYERVPAP